The Edaphobacter flagellatus sequence CAGAACCTCTTCAATCGTCGCCGAGATACCGCGCTTCAGCAGGCAGGGCTTGCGCACATGGCCAAGCTCACGCAGCAGGTTGAAGTTCTGCATGTTGCGCGCGCCGATCTGAAAGACATCGATGTAGGGCAGCATCACCTCAATCTGCGAGATCTCCATCACTTCAGTAATGACGAGCAGGCCGGTCTGATCGGCAACCTCGCGCAGCAGCTTCAGCCCCTCAACACCCATGCCCTGGAAGCTATACGGCGAGCTGCGCGGCTTGTACGCGCCTCCGCGCAAAAACTGGCAACCAGCGGCAGCGACCTTCTTCGCGCTGTCCAGAATCTGTTCGCGCGATTCCACCGAGCATGGCCCTGCCATAATCACGATCTCGTCACCGCCCACCACAACGCCGTTCGAGAACTTAATCTTTGTGCCCTCGGGCCGGAAGTTGCGCCCCGCCAGCTTGTACGGCGACGAGATACGATACGCATCGTGCACACCCGGCAGCACCTTGAACTCGGCCACATCAAAGTGGTCTGGCGTACCGACGCCCGCCAGGATCGTCTGCGCAGCTCCCGTGGTGCGGTGCACGTTGAATCCGAGCTCCACCATGCGCTCAATCACGTGTTGAATATTCTCTTCTGTTGCTGTGTCCTGCATCGCTACGATCATTGTCTTCGCTTCGCTTTCTCTCGTGCCAATCTCAATTCGAGTACTGAATGCCTATCTTTCCGCATTACTTATCGCGCTTTTGCAAAGCACGCATCACGTCGATAATGCGCTGGTAGATATCGACAATCTCCACGTCGGAGAGCGGCCCCGGGTTCGAGCGCTGCACATGGTCGAAGACGTTCTTCTCGCGCTGCGGCTCATAGACCGGCAGGTTGGACTGCTGCTTAAGTTCGCCAATGGCGCGTGCTGCCTCGGCCCGCTGATTGATGAGGCGAACGATCTGCTCATCGAGCTCATCGATCTTGCGTCGCCAGTCAGAGATCTCCATCGGGTGTCCTCGCATTGCAACAGGGCTTCTCGAAAGCCTATCTGCTGCGGGTTTTGGGTGTACGACTCATGATAAATGCCGGCCTTGCCTCGTCCGGCATTCAGGACGCTGGATG is a genomic window containing:
- the aroF gene encoding 3-deoxy-7-phosphoheptulonate synthase, giving the protein MIVAMQDTATEENIQHVIERMVELGFNVHRTTGAAQTILAGVGTPDHFDVAEFKVLPGVHDAYRISSPYKLAGRNFRPEGTKIKFSNGVVVGGDEIVIMAGPCSVESREQILDSAKKVAAAGCQFLRGGAYKPRSSPYSFQGMGVEGLKLLREVADQTGLLVITEVMEISQIEVMLPYIDVFQIGARNMQNFNLLRELGHVRKPCLLKRGISATIEEVLLSAEYILSGGNYDLMLCERGIRTYETATRNTMDISAIPVLKKLTHLPVLGDPSHGVGIRDFVPALALAAVAAGADGLLMEMHPNPEKAMSDGAQSMYPEQLEKLVKQLGQLAPVVGRSVAEPVVA
- the pheA gene encoding chorismate mutase, which codes for MRGHPMEISDWRRKIDELDEQIVRLINQRAEAARAIGELKQQSNLPVYEPQREKNVFDHVQRSNPGPLSDVEIVDIYQRIIDVMRALQKRDK